In Sphaeramia orbicularis chromosome 5, fSphaOr1.1, whole genome shotgun sequence, a genomic segment contains:
- the LOC115419968 gene encoding amphoterin-induced protein 1-like, giving the protein MGGSFHISHHASGAVFRGRRFLIVLPLALLLPSVRIDAQFLGTPLDCRKMCVCASNIISCSRMNLTNVPTKLPKYTAVLDLSFNSINKLRAEWAPEKLSKLQKLLLSHNGLFFLSTEAFVHVTRLRYLDLSSNDLRQLDEFIFEPLEHLEVLLLYNNHIAQIDRSAFAGLLSLQRLYMSQNNISRFPLELVKERSRLETIQLLDVSFNRIKSLPLHEFKDLPAWIKNGLYFHRNPLPCSCELYDMVARWNLKELSSVVDFRDEHTCVLPGPQKEKMSIMDLDKVYLNCSEVKILNEEAYLEQFLVLDCDTRQKDMMKNWALPGNIPLSSEKKTAVMNTDGSLQLGPLKVEDSGVYTCYATSDSYNETLYVTVIVFNSTTSGGLENLKTAYTTLVACLISVVMVLIYLYLTPCRCSCCPGQDLEKTNPGDSIHSSAVSIPHAQEEMGQQRGGVGGKDFPYRHVAFMEAKEQLEQNGRLNPIGEEDEEWQGDSQERRRSVAESVSSVCSDTPMVV; this is encoded by the coding sequence ATGGGGGGGTCATTtcacatttcccatcatgcctctggagCGGTGTTCAGAGGAAGGCGCTTCctcatagttcttcctctggctttATTGCTGCCATCAGTCAGAATCGATGCACAGTTCCTTGGGACCCCATTAGACTGCCGGAAGATGTGTGTTTGCGCCAGTAACATCATCAGCTGCTCCAGGATGAATCTAACCAATGTCCCCACTAAGCTTCCTAAATATACAGCTGTGTTAGACCTCAGCTTCAACTCCATCAACAAGCTGCGTGCTGAGTGGGCTCCTGAAAAACTCAGTAAGCTCCAAAAACTTCTGCTCAGCCACAACGGACTCTTTTTCCTCTCCACTGAAGCATTTGTGCACGTTACACGGCTTCGCTACCTGGACCTGTCATCCAATGATCTCCGCCAGCTGGATGAGTTCATCTTTGAGCCCTTAGAGCATCTTGAAGTGTTGCTGCTTTATAACAACCACATTGCCCAGATTGATCGTTCGGCGTTCGCAGGCCTCCTGAGCCTGCAGAGGCTCTACATGAGTCAGAACAACATCTCACGCTTCCCCTTGGAGCTGGTGAAGGAGCGGAGCCGCCTGGAAACTATTCAACTGCTGGATGTGTCCTTCAACCGAATCAAATCTCTGCCCCTCCATGAGTTTAAGGACCTTCCTGCCTGGATCAAAAATGGTTTGTACTTCCACAGAAATCCCCTGCCCTGCAGCTGTGAGCTGTATGATATGGTGGCGCGCTGGAACCTGAAGGAGCTCAGCTCTGTCGTTGACTTCAGGGATGAACACACCTGTGTGCTACCAGGCCCCCAGAaagagaaaatgtccataatgGACCTGGACAAGGTCTATTTGAATTGCAGTGAAGTCAAAATTTTGAATGAAGAGGCCTATCTGGAGCAGTTCCTGGTCCTGGATTGTGACACCAGACAGAAGGATATGATGAAGAACTGGGCTTTACCAGGGAACATCCCATTGTCCTCAGAAAAAAAGACTGCTGTGATGAATACTGATGGCAGCCTCCAGCTGGGGCCCCTGAAGGTTGAGGACTCTGGGGTCTACACCTGCTATGCCACCAGTGACTCCTACAATGAAACGCTATATGTGACTGTAATAGTGTTCAACTCCACCACCAGTGGAGGACTGGAGAATCTAAAGACGGCCTACACCACCCTCGTAGCATGTCTGATCAGCGTAGTAATGGTCCTCATCTACCTCTACCTCACACCCTGCCGCTGTTCGTGTTGTCCGGGTCAGGACCTGGAGAAAACCAACCCCGGGGACAGTATTCACTCTTCAGCCGTCAGTATCCCTCATGCACAGGAGGAGATGGGGCAACAAAGAGGGGGAGTTGGGGGCAAGGACTTTCCCTACAGACATGTGGCCTTTATGGAAGCAAAGGAGCAGCTGGAGCAGAACGGGAGGCTGAACCCCATAGGTGAGGAGGACGAGGAGTGGCAGGGGGACAGCCAAGAGAGACGGAGGTCTGTGGCAGAGTCTGTCAGCTCGGTGTGCTCTGATACTCCCATGGTGGTGTGA